DNA from Microbacterium foliorum:
CCCGTCTTGATGAGCTCGTCGGTGACGGCCACCACGTCGGTCGGCTCACCGTGCGAGTACAGCGACAGGATCGCCTCGAAGATGAGCTCGTGCTTGGGGATGTAGAAGTCCGCGCCCTTGAGCGTCTCGATGACGTCGGCGACGGCGTCCTTCGAGAGGAGCATTCCGCCGAGGGCGCTCTGCTCGGCGAGCAGGTCGTGGGGCGGGGTGCGCTCGTGCGACCGCTTGCTGCCCATGCGGTCCTCTGAGATGTCGGCGATCGACACGCTGCTCCCTTCTCTGCGACGGTCCTCCGGCGGAGCCGAGGAGTCGGCGGCGCGCGGGGCACTCGGTCGAGAATGCCTGTCTGCGCAGCAAACCAGGCACGTCCGACATCGGGTCGCTGGACCACGCTACGAGCGGCGGTTTCGGGTCGCAACACAGGCTGTGGATAACTCTGTGGAGAGCGTGCGAACAAGTCCGGAGAGTCTGTGCAGAACGGGTGTGGATAACCCGGTGGAGTACCCGAAGTTGAACCTTGAAATATCGCTTTGACCAGGTATTTATCGTTTCCCCACCCTGTGGATGAGAATGCGCTTCAACCGCACATTGAAGGTTGAGGGAATCCCAGACGAGATGTGTACAACCTGGGGAAAGTCAAGCTGGATTTTCACCGGGCGCGTCACGCTCCGCAGCCCGGAGAACAGGCCCCCGAAGACGCAGAACACCCCCTGTCCGGAGGGACAGGGGGTGTTCAAGACGTCGCGCCTTACTTGGCGGCGACGACCTGCAGCGTGATGACTGCGGTCACGTCGTCGTGCAGACGAACCGTGGCCTCGTGCTCGCCCGTGACCTTGATGGGCGACGGGATGTGCACCTTGCGCTTGTCGATCGAGCCGAGACCCGCGGCTGCGACAGCATCCGCGATGTGATCGGTCTTGACCGAGCCGAAGAGGCGACCCTCGTTGCCGGCCTTGACGGCCAGGCGCACCTTGGTGCTCTCGAGGGAGTTCTTCAGTGCCACGGCCTCGTCGCGGTCGTGGATCGCACGCGCCTGACGAGCAGCCTGGATCGAAGCGACCTGCTTTTCGCCACCGCGGGTCCACGCCGTAGCGAAGCCCTGGGGGATGAGGTAGTTACGGGCGAACCCGTTCTTGACCTCGACCACGTCACCGGCACTGCCCAGCCCGGCGACCTCGTTCGTGAGAATCAGCTTTGCCATCTCGATACCCCTTACCGGCCGGCGCCAGCGTAGGGCAGGAGCGCCATCTCGCGTGCGTTCTTGATCGCCGTGGCGATCAGACGCTGCTCCTGCACCGAGACACCGGTGATACGACGGGCGCGGATCTTGCCGCGCTCCGAGACGAACTTACGGAGGGTGGAGACATCCTTGTAATCGATGACTCCGACCCGGATCGACTTCGCGGGAGCGGCGTTCTTCGCGCCCTTCCGCGGCTTGCGGCGGTCGCCGCTCGACTTTCCAGCCATTGTTTTTCCTTAGTTTTGAGACAGATGCCGAGGCATCCGGAGATCCTGTTTCAGAAGGGGGTGTCGTCGCCGAAGCTGCCCGGAGTGCTCCAGGCATCGGCACTGGTCGACGAGCCGGGCGTTGACCACGGCTCCTCCGACACCTGCTGCTGCTGAGCGGGACGCGACTGTCCGCCGCCACCGCCGCCGCCACCGTTCGAGGCCGCACGGGTGACCTGTGCAGTCGCATACCGGAGCGAGGGGCCGATCTCGTCGACCTCCAGCTCGATAGCGGTGCGCTGGTTGCCCTCGCGGTCCTGGTAGGAGCGCTGACGCAGACGGCCCTGCGCCATGACGCGCATGCCCTTGGTCAGCGAACCCGCCACGTGCTCGGCGAATTCACGCCAGACCGACGCACGGAGGAACAGCGCTTCGCCGTCCTTCCACTCGTTGGCGGCGCGATCGAAGTTCCGAGGCGTCGAAGCGATGGTGAAGTTCGCCACCGGCAGTCCGTTCTGCGTGTACCGCAGCTCGGGGTCGGCCGTGAGGTTGCCCACCACGGTGATGACTGTTTCGCCGGCCATCGGACTCAGGCCTTCGCAGCCTTGGCGGCCTTGCGGGCAGCCTTCTCTTCGGTGCGCTTGGCTTCGGTCGCGACCATCGCCTGAGCTTCCTCGGAGCGGAGGACCTTGGTGCGCATGATCTGCTCGTTCAGCTTCAGCTGACGATCGAGCTCCTGCGTGGCCTCGCTGGTCGCGGTGAAGTTGACGACGGCGTAGATGCCCTCGTTCTTCTTCTGGATCTCGTACGCGAGACGGCGCTTGCCCCAGATGTCGACCTTGTCGATCGAACCGCCATCGTTGGTGATGACCTTGAGGAACTTGTCGAGCGTAGGAGCGACCTGGCGCTCATCGATCTCGGGGGTCAGAATGACCATGAGTTCGTACTGGTGCGTCACTTACCCACCTCCTTCGGACTAGAACGGTTTCCGAGGATTTCCCGGAAACAGGAGGGTGTGTGCACGTCATCCGCCGTGACATCCCGAATGGATGCCGGAAGGCAGACAACCTTGACAGTGTAGCGGAGAAACCTCCGTGTCGCCTCCACCCGGGTCGCCGAGGACTTGGCAAGCTTGGTGCCGTGCATGCCGACAGGCATCGCACGCACACGACCGAAGGGGGAACGCCATGCGCGTCAACAAATGGGGGGTCGGCCTCGTGCTGGCCGCCAGTGTCCTGCTCACGGGCTGCACCGCAGGTGCCGAGGAGCCCACCGATCCGAAGCCCTCCGCGGCGGCGGAGGAGACCACCGCACCCGCACCCGCATCCGACTGCCCCGAGCTCTCCGAGGGGGCCACCGTCGACGGTGCAGCCCTGGGCCCCTGCATCTCCGACGCGATGCAGGACACCGCCGGATACACCGCGAAGACCACGCTCCTCG
Protein-coding regions in this window:
- the rplI gene encoding 50S ribosomal protein L9; the encoded protein is MAKLILTNEVAGLGSAGDVVEVKNGFARNYLIPQGFATAWTRGGEKQVASIQAARQARAIHDRDEAVALKNSLESTKVRLAVKAGNEGRLFGSVKTDHIADAVAAAGLGSIDKRKVHIPSPIKVTGEHEATVRLHDDVTAVITLQVVAAK
- the rpsR gene encoding 30S ribosomal protein S18; amino-acid sequence: MAGKSSGDRRKPRKGAKNAAPAKSIRVGVIDYKDVSTLRKFVSERGKIRARRITGVSVQEQRLIATAIKNAREMALLPYAGAGR
- a CDS encoding single-stranded DNA-binding protein codes for the protein MAGETVITVVGNLTADPELRYTQNGLPVANFTIASTPRNFDRAANEWKDGEALFLRASVWREFAEHVAGSLTKGMRVMAQGRLRQRSYQDREGNQRTAIELEVDEIGPSLRYATAQVTRAASNGGGGGGGGQSRPAQQQQVSEEPWSTPGSSTSADAWSTPGSFGDDTPF
- the rpsF gene encoding 30S ribosomal protein S6, coding for MTHQYELMVILTPEIDERQVAPTLDKFLKVITNDGGSIDKVDIWGKRRLAYEIQKKNEGIYAVVNFTATSEATQELDRQLKLNEQIMRTKVLRSEEAQAMVATEAKRTEEKAARKAAKAAKA